The following are encoded together in the Thermococcus sibiricus MM 739 genome:
- a CDS encoding M20 family metallo-hydrolase, translating to MEVGVVSEGIEKLRDEMVSVLMELVRIPAISPDSGGEGEYDKAQKLLEIIKDWPFDKVDVYNAPDPRAKNGVRPNILAYYYGEQGEKSPRLWILTHLDVVPPGDLSKWTITKPFEPVVKDGKVYGRGSEDNGQSLVASLYAVKALMNLGIRPKKTIILAFVSDEETGSKHGLEWLMKEHPELFRKDDLVLVPDGGNEEGTFIEIAEKSILWMKIKVKGKQVHASMPGLGLNAHRVAIDYTKALDGLLHKKYNARDELFDPPESTFEPTMGGNPSDAPNIAPGEHEVVFDCRVLPQYKLDEVLSDAQEVAEEIKEKYKKEIDGKVLPEVKVEVLQRLDAPAPTPKDSEIVKLLQKVIKEFRGKDVKIGGIGGGTFAAYFRKLEIPAVVWATLDEMAHQPNEYAKIENMVEDAKIMAALALL from the coding sequence ATGGAGGTGGGAGTTGTTTCTGAGGGAATAGAAAAACTTAGGGATGAGATGGTGAGTGTTTTAATGGAGCTTGTAAGAATTCCAGCGATTAGTCCTGATAGTGGTGGTGAGGGAGAGTACGATAAGGCTCAAAAACTCTTGGAAATCATCAAAGACTGGCCGTTTGATAAGGTTGACGTTTACAACGCCCCAGACCCAAGAGCAAAAAACGGTGTACGACCCAACATTCTAGCATACTATTATGGAGAGCAAGGCGAAAAAAGTCCAAGATTGTGGATTCTCACTCATTTGGATGTTGTTCCTCCAGGAGATTTGAGTAAGTGGACTATTACAAAACCCTTCGAGCCCGTTGTGAAGGATGGCAAAGTTTATGGTAGGGGTAGTGAGGATAATGGTCAAAGCTTGGTCGCCTCGCTTTACGCTGTTAAGGCTTTGATGAATCTTGGCATAAGACCCAAGAAAACTATAATCCTCGCTTTTGTGAGTGATGAGGAAACTGGCAGTAAGCATGGTTTAGAATGGCTAATGAAAGAACACCCAGAACTATTCAGAAAAGATGATCTAGTATTAGTACCCGATGGAGGAAATGAGGAAGGCACTTTTATTGAAATCGCTGAAAAGAGCATTCTCTGGATGAAAATTAAGGTTAAGGGCAAGCAGGTTCATGCAAGCATGCCTGGATTGGGATTAAATGCTCACAGGGTTGCTATTGATTATACAAAAGCCCTTGATGGCCTACTCCATAAGAAGTATAACGCAAGGGATGAGCTCTTTGATCCCCCGGAGAGCACTTTCGAACCTACAATGGGAGGTAATCCTAGTGATGCTCCGAACATCGCCCCGGGTGAACATGAGGTGGTTTTTGATTGTAGAGTCTTACCTCAATACAAGCTGGATGAAGTTTTAAGTGATGCTCAGGAAGTTGCTGAAGAGATTAAGGAGAAGTACAAGAAAGAGATCGATGGCAAAGTATTGCCTGAGGTAAAGGTAGAGGTTTTACAGAGACTTGATGCTCCGGCCCCAACTCCTAAGGATAGTGAGATTGTTAAGCTTTTACAGAAGGTCATAAAGGAGTTCAGAGGAAAGGATGTTAAAATTGGTGGTATTGGTGGGGGAACTTTCGCGGCTTACTTTAGAAAGCTCGAAATTCCAGCAGTTGTTTGGGCCACTTTGGATGAGATGGCTCACCAGCCGAACGAGTATGCCAAAATTGAAAACATGGTTGAAGATGCGAAGATAATGGCCGCTTTAGCCCTCCTCTGA
- a CDS encoding UPF0146 family protein, which yields MSFEEIAIFLNGRHSKGKIVEIGVGFNFKVALKLKELGRDIIVVDWNLEAIEKAKELGLKAYVDNIFTPNLILYRDASVIYSIRPTPEIIKPILELGKRVKVPVYIVPFSLDTMPKSLKLENYKGIPIYFWAPYQKDI from the coding sequence ATGAGTTTTGAGGAGATAGCTATATTTTTAAATGGCAGACACTCAAAAGGAAAGATAGTTGAGATAGGAGTAGGGTTTAACTTCAAAGTTGCTTTAAAACTGAAAGAGTTAGGCAGAGACATTATTGTTGTGGATTGGAACTTGGAAGCGATTGAGAAGGCTAAAGAACTCGGACTTAAAGCTTATGTTGATAATATATTTACCCCTAATTTAATTCTTTATAGGGATGCCAGCGTAATATATTCAATTCGACCAACTCCGGAGATAATTAAGCCAATTCTGGAATTGGGAAAGAGGGTAAAAGTTCCGGTATATATTGTACCTTTTTCTCTTGATACCATGCCAAAATCTCTAAAGCTCGAAAACTATAAAGGAATCCCAATATATTTTTGGGCTCCCTATCAAAAAGATATATAA
- a CDS encoding class I SAM-dependent rRNA methyltransferase produces the protein MSKVYVDAQAYKAIDKGAMIVFKKGVIRTEGEIKPGDVVEVYSRNGKFLGKGFANPNSNIMIRLITKKKDVKIDRELLKKRIKKANEYRKKILGYDKAYRMIYGEADYLPGLIVDRFNEIASIQISSAGMEKFKMNVAEAILEIEPEIETVFEKNTGRSRRREGLPEIERVLLGKEKYRTIIKEGQAKFIVDMRGQKTGFFLDQRENRIALEKYIKGGEKVLDVFTYTGGFAIHAAVAGAEKVIAVDKSPAAIEQAKENAKLNDVDGKMDFLVGSAFSIMEKMQKKGEKFDIVILDPPAFVQHEKDLKRGLRAYFNVNYQGLKLVKDGGILVTASCSQHVDMQMFKDMIIAAAAKAGKFLKLLEPYRTQAPDHPILMASKDTEYLKCLFLYVEDMK, from the coding sequence ATGAGTAAAGTGTATGTCGATGCTCAAGCTTATAAAGCAATTGATAAAGGCGCAATGATAGTCTTTAAAAAAGGAGTGATAAGAACTGAAGGCGAGATTAAACCAGGAGATGTTGTAGAAGTTTATTCACGAAACGGAAAATTTCTAGGCAAAGGTTTTGCTAACCCAAACTCAAACATAATGATTCGCTTGATCACAAAGAAAAAGGATGTGAAGATCGATAGAGAACTACTTAAAAAACGTATAAAAAAAGCGAATGAATATCGAAAAAAGATTTTAGGATACGATAAAGCTTATAGAATGATATATGGAGAAGCAGACTACCTTCCAGGGTTAATTGTGGATAGATTTAATGAGATAGCATCAATTCAAATTTCAAGCGCTGGGATGGAAAAGTTCAAAATGAACGTTGCTGAAGCTATTCTCGAAATAGAACCTGAAATTGAGACTGTTTTTGAAAAAAACACTGGAAGATCGCGAAGAAGAGAGGGCCTTCCTGAGATTGAAAGAGTTCTCTTAGGAAAAGAAAAATATCGTACCATTATTAAAGAAGGTCAAGCCAAGTTTATTGTTGATATGCGAGGCCAAAAAACAGGATTTTTCTTAGACCAAAGAGAAAATAGAATTGCTTTGGAAAAATACATAAAGGGTGGAGAAAAAGTCCTCGATGTATTTACTTATACAGGGGGTTTTGCCATTCATGCTGCTGTTGCAGGTGCCGAGAAGGTTATTGCAGTAGACAAATCTCCTGCTGCAATAGAACAAGCAAAAGAAAACGCAAAACTAAATGATGTAGACGGTAAGATGGACTTTTTAGTAGGCTCCGCATTTAGCATTATGGAGAAAATGCAAAAGAAAGGAGAAAAGTTTGATATAGTTATACTGGATCCTCCCGCATTTGTACAACATGAAAAGGACTTAAAAAGAGGCCTTAGAGCATATTTTAATGTAAATTATCAAGGGCTAAAACTGGTTAAGGACGGCGGTATATTAGTAACCGCTTCATGTTCCCAACACGTTGATATGCAGATGTTCAAAGATATGATAATAGCTGCTGCCGCAAAAGCCGGGAAATTCCTAAAACTCCTTGAACCATACAGAACCCAAGCACCAGACCACCCGATATTAATGGCATCCAAAGACACCGAATATCTGAAGTGCCTGTTCCTCTATGTAGAGGACATGAAATGA
- a CDS encoding OPT family oligopeptide transporter: protein MEFKPYTPPEKSLPEYTVKAFILGVVLSIIMGAANAYLGMYAGMTVSASIPAAVISMAILMAFKDKNILENNMVQTAASAGESLAAGVIFTFPALVVLGTYTEFPYWLVTIIAALGGSLGALFTIVIRRAFIVEERLPYPEGTACAEVLIAGDKGGSHAKPIFVGGIFGGLYKLLGSSGLWAPAVETAKFVGRRVLYLGSDLSAALLSVGYIVGLNIAFLVFLGGAIAWFIAIPIYVAKTGNPDGLSALDLAWVTWSTKIRYMGVGAMVVGGLWSLVKLRGPISRGIKAGLEATRRKQSGELILRTEEDMPMNTVLMLITAFVVPLFLLYAHIIDSIGIAAVMAIIMLIVGFFGSSIAGYLAGVVGSSNNPVSGITIMSLLFTALVLKGLGLSGLDGMTATILVAAVICTAAAIAGDTMQDLATGHIVGATPKRQQVFEVVGTFTAALVMAPVLNLLIKAYGIAGTPTAKENALAAPQAFLMAKVTEGVFTGTLEWNMVFIGAGIAIALIILDEILAMKNSSFRTPVMPVAVGIYLPLSLGVPIFIGGVLRWLVGKARGAKTEEKPTDAGVLGAAGLIAGEALMGILFAGLIVADKAPSIGFSSDVIGVLFLAIIAVWLYLTGKKEVE, encoded by the coding sequence TTGGAGTTTAAACCATATACCCCACCAGAGAAATCATTACCTGAATACACTGTTAAAGCCTTTATTTTGGGCGTTGTGCTTTCAATAATTATGGGTGCGGCAAATGCATACCTCGGCATGTATGCAGGTATGACTGTTAGCGCCAGTATTCCTGCTGCAGTAATTTCTATGGCCATATTGATGGCTTTTAAGGACAAAAATATCCTTGAAAACAACATGGTCCAAACAGCAGCTTCAGCAGGTGAATCATTGGCAGCAGGTGTTATATTCACCTTCCCAGCTTTGGTGGTTTTAGGCACCTATACTGAATTCCCCTACTGGCTTGTGACCATCATAGCGGCATTGGGTGGTTCATTGGGTGCTCTCTTCACAATTGTGATAAGAAGAGCTTTCATTGTTGAAGAAAGACTTCCATATCCAGAAGGTACAGCATGTGCTGAAGTCCTTATTGCTGGAGACAAGGGAGGTTCCCATGCAAAGCCCATATTTGTAGGTGGTATTTTTGGTGGTCTTTACAAACTCTTAGGAAGTTCTGGTCTATGGGCCCCAGCTGTTGAAACGGCCAAATTTGTTGGTAGGAGAGTCTTATATTTAGGAAGTGACCTTTCAGCGGCTTTACTCAGTGTTGGTTACATTGTTGGTCTTAACATAGCATTCCTTGTGTTTCTTGGCGGTGCAATTGCGTGGTTCATTGCAATACCAATCTACGTTGCCAAGACAGGGAATCCGGATGGACTCAGCGCTTTGGATCTTGCTTGGGTTACATGGAGCACAAAGATAAGATACATGGGAGTCGGAGCGATGGTCGTTGGTGGTCTCTGGAGCCTTGTAAAGCTTAGAGGCCCAATTTCAAGAGGTATAAAAGCAGGGCTTGAAGCTACTAGGAGAAAGCAAAGCGGCGAACTAATACTTAGAACTGAAGAGGATATGCCAATGAACACAGTGCTTATGCTTATTACGGCTTTTGTTGTTCCGTTGTTCCTTTTGTATGCACATATCATAGACTCCATTGGGATAGCAGCAGTAATGGCTATTATAATGCTCATTGTGGGATTCTTTGGAAGCTCTATCGCCGGTTATCTGGCCGGTGTCGTTGGATCATCAAATAATCCAGTTTCAGGTATTACAATCATGAGCTTGCTTTTTACGGCATTGGTGCTTAAAGGGTTAGGACTTAGCGGTTTAGATGGCATGACTGCTACAATATTAGTGGCAGCAGTTATCTGTACTGCAGCGGCCATTGCTGGAGATACAATGCAGGATTTAGCAACGGGGCATATTGTTGGCGCAACTCCCAAGAGGCAGCAGGTTTTTGAAGTCGTGGGGACGTTTACTGCAGCTTTAGTAATGGCTCCAGTGCTTAACCTCCTTATAAAAGCTTATGGTATTGCCGGAACTCCAACAGCTAAAGAAAATGCCTTAGCCGCACCACAGGCATTCCTTATGGCCAAAGTTACAGAGGGTGTCTTTACTGGAACACTTGAGTGGAACATGGTGTTCATTGGTGCAGGGATTGCAATAGCATTGATAATCCTCGATGAAATCTTAGCAATGAAGAATTCAAGCTTTAGAACACCAGTGATGCCAGTTGCTGTTGGTATTTACCTCCCATTGAGCTTGGGTGTCCCAATATTCATCGGCGGTGTCCTAAGGTGGCTTGTAGGAAAAGCAAGAGGTGCTAAAACGGAAGAAAAACCAACCGATGCGGGAGTTTTGGGAGCGGCTGGATTAATTGCTGGTGAAGCATTGATGGGTATACTCTTTGCAGGGTTAATAGTAGCAGATAAGGCCCCATCAATAGGCTTCAGCAGTGACGTTATTGGAGTACTCTTCCTAGCTATTATAGCAGTTTGGCTCTATCTCACAGGAAAGAAAGAAGTTGAATGA
- a CDS encoding RlmF-related methyltransferase yields the protein MPSWRDGKLGLPVREAIKIFPELEKYLDERGRLDLSSRRARILYNKAIARVVFDIEVEYHPKGLITTPISRFIFLKTFLRGGERVLEIGTGHTAMMAIMAAKIFKCDVIATEIDDEFFEYAKANISANNSKVQLIKSNGEIINGIIPKREIFDVIFSAPPYYEKPTKGVLTPIEGIGGGVYGEEFAVRILREAREYMTENGKVALFLPDKPSLLKSIISKAEKLSYLPKDIKFKVGTRWRHSLIFSRE from the coding sequence ATGCCATCATGGAGAGATGGAAAACTTGGGCTACCAGTTAGAGAAGCGATTAAAATTTTCCCCGAGCTTGAAAAATACCTTGATGAAAGAGGCAGATTAGATTTATCAAGCAGAAGAGCAAGGATCCTGTATAACAAAGCAATTGCCAGGGTTGTTTTTGATATTGAAGTGGAATATCATCCCAAGGGACTTATCACAACGCCAATTTCTCGTTTTATCTTTTTAAAGACTTTTCTGAGGGGAGGAGAAAGGGTTCTGGAAATAGGAACCGGTCACACGGCAATGATGGCAATTATGGCTGCAAAGATATTCAAATGTGACGTAATTGCGACTGAAATTGATGATGAATTCTTTGAATATGCAAAGGCTAATATTTCTGCAAATAATTCTAAAGTGCAGCTTATAAAAAGTAATGGGGAAATCATCAATGGAATAATTCCAAAAAGAGAGATATTTGATGTGATATTTTCTGCCCCTCCCTACTATGAGAAACCTACAAAAGGGGTTTTAACCCCAATTGAGGGGATTGGTGGGGGAGTGTATGGAGAGGAATTTGCCGTAAGAATTCTAAGAGAAGCAAGGGAATACATGACTGAGAATGGTAAAGTTGCGCTTTTCCTTCCGGATAAACCAAGTTTGCTAAAATCTATTATCTCAAAGGCGGAGAAGCTCAGTTATCTTCCAAAGGACATAAAGTTCAAAGTAGGCACGAGGTGGAGGCACTCACTAATTTTCTCTAGAGAGTAG
- the priL gene encoding DNA primase large subunit PriL, translating to MLDPFGKRAQKLLNEFGSINDFLEVIPNYLDTNMALERVKWVKEGDVPQSILYLDEWKDLISFYALLGALAFSPYGLEMELVKDTNLKIYLKRIMEAGEFEELALPVERVNTSELPRKDRVILEKSLHEELPPEEKERRILQYKMALKDFLIFNEDSLKGFYVRKGHVYLNKSQLITLWKKSFEKNLEKTVNILYEIREELPEYYMKLYSELSEVAREHFKEKFERLGSTTAQPLRFHLFPPCIRITLNGVPSGLRNYGITVLLTSFLSYARICPNPPKRDVKVKDCIKDLKVIKEEILPVIIQAGNRCSPPLFQDQPNEIKNIWYHLGFGYTLEPNLEDSGNSTWYFPPNCEKIRASAPQLCKPDRDCRYIKNPLTYYLRKLYMQSKKENTAGEEQ from the coding sequence ATGTTAGATCCTTTTGGAAAGCGAGCACAAAAACTCTTAAATGAATTTGGTAGCATCAATGATTTTTTAGAGGTTATTCCAAATTACCTTGATACTAATATGGCATTGGAGAGAGTTAAATGGGTGAAAGAGGGAGATGTTCCTCAATCGATTTTATATTTAGATGAGTGGAAGGATTTGATAAGTTTTTATGCACTATTGGGAGCTTTGGCATTTTCACCCTATGGTCTGGAAATGGAACTGGTTAAGGATACGAATCTAAAAATCTACTTAAAGAGGATAATGGAAGCAGGAGAGTTTGAAGAATTGGCTTTGCCTGTTGAAAGGGTAAACACCAGTGAACTTCCCAGAAAAGATAGAGTAATACTTGAAAAAAGCTTGCATGAGGAATTGCCACCAGAAGAGAAGGAACGGCGCATTCTTCAATATAAAATGGCTCTAAAAGATTTCTTAATATTTAATGAAGACTCTCTAAAGGGGTTTTATGTAAGGAAAGGTCATGTTTATCTTAACAAGTCTCAACTAATTACATTATGGAAAAAAAGTTTTGAAAAAAACTTGGAGAAGACAGTTAACATTCTTTATGAAATTCGGGAAGAGTTACCTGAATATTACATGAAACTGTACTCTGAGCTGAGTGAGGTTGCAAGGGAACATTTTAAAGAGAAATTTGAAAGATTAGGAAGTACAACTGCTCAACCTCTTCGGTTTCACCTCTTCCCTCCTTGTATTAGAATAACTTTAAATGGAGTGCCTAGTGGGTTAAGAAACTACGGAATAACAGTTCTTTTGACTTCATTTCTAAGTTATGCTAGAATCTGCCCAAATCCACCTAAAAGAGATGTTAAAGTCAAGGACTGTATAAAGGATTTAAAAGTCATCAAGGAAGAGATATTACCAGTAATAATTCAAGCGGGCAATAGATGTAGTCCACCGCTGTTCCAAGATCAGCCAAATGAGATCAAAAATATATGGTATCACTTGGGGTTTGGATACACTCTGGAACCAAATTTAGAAGATAGTGGAAATTCTACTTGGTACTTCCCTCCCAACTGTGAGAAAATTCGGGCAAGTGCACCTCAACTTTGTAAACCTGATCGGGATTGTAGATATATTAAAAATCCCCTTACTTATTACCTAAGAAAGCTTTACATGCAAAGTAAAAAGGAAAATACAGCTGGTGAGGAGCAATGA
- a CDS encoding DUF5748 family protein — protein sequence MNFEVIKEFLEAIGGDYTEVEGEIHLEPKVFYEVWKYLGQPEIKKYVLEDEIVEPGSYDPPQMKYTDARVIKIKKAYFETLEGVKIVTDYIEFQKILKERK from the coding sequence ATGAACTTTGAGGTAATAAAGGAGTTTCTAGAGGCTATTGGAGGGGATTATACAGAGGTTGAAGGAGAAATCCACCTTGAACCAAAGGTTTTTTATGAAGTTTGGAAATATTTGGGCCAGCCAGAGATTAAAAAATATGTCCTAGAAGATGAGATAGTTGAACCCGGCTCATATGACCCACCTCAAATGAAATATACTGATGCACGAGTAATTAAGATAAAGAAAGCATATTTTGAGACCCTTGAAGGAGTTAAAATTGTTACAGACTACATTGAATTCCAGAAGATATTAAAAGAAAGGAAATAG
- a CDS encoding MBL fold metallo-hydrolase: MVEIIFLGSGGGRFITITQFRPTGGFFINSSRRIYVDPGPGALVRAWRYKIDPRKIDVLFVSHRHTDHCNDSEIMVEGMTVGVTKKRGMLITSKSVVYGDEDHTPAISKYHLDSLEEIHIPNPGERIQLGDDEMTITPTIHSDSTAIGFILKTKLGKIGYIPDTEYFDDLKKIYEGTRLLIASVTRPTNMKIPYHLCTEDVIYMLKDMKKKPEMLIMSHIGMKMHFANPYKEAKFIENVTGVKTLIAKEGFKVKMEKKDIKLKTLRPAREL; this comes from the coding sequence TTGGTTGAGATAATCTTTTTGGGCAGTGGTGGTGGACGGTTTATTACGATAACACAATTCCGCCCCACTGGTGGTTTTTTCATCAACTCAAGCAGGCGAATATACGTAGACCCTGGCCCAGGAGCCTTAGTACGAGCATGGAGGTATAAAATCGATCCTAGGAAAATAGATGTACTTTTTGTCTCCCATAGACATACAGATCATTGTAATGACTCAGAAATCATGGTTGAAGGTATGACTGTAGGAGTTACAAAAAAAAGAGGGATGTTAATAACCTCAAAGAGCGTAGTTTATGGAGATGAAGATCACACCCCTGCGATTTCTAAGTACCATTTAGATTCTCTAGAAGAAATTCATATTCCTAATCCAGGAGAGAGAATACAGCTTGGAGATGACGAAATGACAATAACACCTACAATACATTCGGACAGTACTGCAATAGGATTTATACTAAAAACCAAACTCGGGAAAATTGGATATATTCCTGATACAGAGTACTTTGATGATCTCAAAAAGATATACGAAGGAACTAGACTATTAATTGCCTCTGTAACAAGACCTACAAACATGAAAATCCCCTATCATCTCTGTACTGAAGATGTGATCTATATGCTAAAAGACATGAAAAAAAAGCCAGAAATGTTAATCATGAGTCACATAGGAATGAAAATGCATTTTGCGAACCCATATAAAGAAGCCAAGTTTATAGAAAACGTAACTGGGGTAAAGACTTTAATCGCAAAAGAAGGCTTTAAAGTTAAAATGGAAAAAAAAGACATAAAACTAAAAACTTTAAGGCCTGCAAGAGAGCTCTGA
- a CDS encoding RAD55 family ATPase produces the protein MNLYSSSSSNSELEEKVERIPTNLIDHLLMGGIPRGSVILLIGDPKSGKTTFISQFIYNQLISGANVISLLIDIPRYEFVSNALDFGWNLITNLNERLYILDAYTQRIRGGPKFSFTEEAIPDIRDTTHIIDIIKDTTTKILLNNPHIEDPLIVGAISSITPMFFETEKKEIYKFLEDLKAFSHKNKQVWLIEMNSGVEDPQVETIIKAIVDGIIEMKLFEENRNLQRYLRVYGMKRTRHVLSWIPYDITDRGILLKSER, from the coding sequence TTGAATTTATACTCCAGTAGTTCAAGTAACTCAGAACTAGAAGAGAAAGTTGAACGAATCCCCACAAATCTCATTGATCACCTTTTGATGGGAGGTATTCCTAGAGGAAGTGTTATTCTTCTTATAGGGGACCCCAAATCAGGTAAAACAACGTTTATAAGCCAGTTTATATATAATCAGTTAATCTCTGGTGCTAATGTAATTAGTTTATTGATTGATATCCCCCGATATGAATTTGTAAGTAATGCTTTAGATTTTGGATGGAATCTTATCACAAATCTAAATGAAAGATTGTACATTTTGGATGCATATACTCAAAGAATTAGAGGTGGCCCTAAGTTTTCTTTTACTGAGGAAGCTATTCCAGATATTCGAGATACCACCCACATAATAGATATCATAAAAGACACTACCACAAAAATTCTCTTAAATAATCCACATATAGAAGACCCCCTTATAGTAGGCGCAATTTCCTCTATAACTCCTATGTTCTTCGAAACTGAAAAAAAAGAAATATACAAGTTTTTGGAGGATTTAAAAGCATTTTCGCATAAGAACAAGCAGGTTTGGTTAATAGAAATGAACTCTGGTGTTGAAGACCCGCAGGTAGAGACTATAATCAAGGCAATAGTAGATGGTATAATAGAAATGAAACTCTTTGAAGAAAACCGCAATCTTCAAAGATATTTAAGAGTTTATGGTATGAAAAGGACTAGACATGTACTCTCATGGATTCCATATGACATAACTGATAGAGGAATTCTTCTAAAAAGCGAGAGATGA
- the glmM gene encoding phosphoglucosamine mutase, which translates to MRLFGTAGIRGSVHSKITPELALNVGKAIGTYIDTGTVVVGRDARTSSVMLESALVSGLLSTGVDVIRIGLVPTPMLAWATNKLGNAGVMITASHNPPGDNGIKVFNEKGIEFFLEQEKELENIIFSESYKMSSWDNIGDVKDLDLKNNYIKEILKYVDSQTNLKVLLDMGNGAGSLITPYLLREMGAKVITLNSQLDGYFPGRKSEPRYENIAYLSNLVKELGVDLAIAQDGDADRIAVFDEKGNYIEEDTLIALFARLYAQEHNGGNIVVSINTSFRIDKVVEEEGGRVYRVPLGQLHDGIKRYNAIFASEPWKFIHPKFGLWIDSFVTIGLLLKIITQEGKPLSEIIKDIPKYYLIKKNVKCPEEIKYEVVEKVKERLQDLLRDQVEEVITISGIRLNLKDGSWVLVRPSGTEPKIRVVVEGITEKRKEELFSLAHNLVNKFVSELSCRP; encoded by the coding sequence ATGAGACTCTTTGGGACGGCAGGAATTAGAGGATCTGTTCATTCAAAAATAACTCCGGAACTTGCTTTAAATGTTGGAAAAGCCATTGGGACGTACATAGATACCGGGACAGTGGTCGTGGGTAGAGATGCTAGAACTTCAAGCGTGATGCTTGAGAGTGCATTGGTAAGCGGTTTGCTAAGTACGGGAGTGGATGTAATTAGGATTGGGCTAGTACCCACTCCAATGCTAGCTTGGGCCACTAATAAACTTGGGAACGCTGGAGTGATGATAACGGCATCTCACAATCCACCCGGCGATAATGGCATTAAGGTATTCAATGAAAAGGGTATTGAGTTCTTTTTAGAACAAGAAAAGGAACTCGAGAATATAATCTTCTCTGAGAGTTATAAAATGTCTTCTTGGGATAATATTGGAGATGTCAAGGATTTGGATCTAAAAAATAATTACATTAAAGAGATATTAAAATACGTAGACAGTCAAACCAACCTTAAAGTCCTATTGGACATGGGAAATGGAGCAGGAAGCCTAATAACTCCTTACCTCCTTAGAGAAATGGGAGCAAAGGTTATAACGTTAAATTCTCAACTGGATGGTTACTTTCCCGGAAGAAAATCAGAACCAAGGTATGAAAATATTGCTTATTTAAGTAATTTGGTTAAGGAACTAGGGGTTGATCTTGCGATTGCCCAAGATGGGGATGCAGATAGGATAGCAGTGTTTGATGAAAAAGGAAACTATATTGAAGAAGACACTCTGATAGCACTTTTTGCAAGGCTTTATGCACAAGAGCACAATGGAGGGAACATTGTAGTTTCAATAAATACCTCTTTTAGGATTGATAAAGTAGTTGAAGAGGAAGGTGGAAGGGTTTACCGTGTTCCACTGGGCCAACTTCACGATGGGATAAAGAGATACAATGCCATATTCGCTTCGGAACCTTGGAAGTTTATTCATCCAAAATTTGGCCTTTGGATTGATAGTTTTGTGACGATTGGGTTGCTCTTGAAGATAATAACACAGGAAGGGAAGCCCTTATCAGAGATAATAAAAGATATTCCAAAATATTACTTAATCAAAAAGAACGTTAAATGTCCTGAAGAGATAAAGTATGAAGTGGTTGAGAAAGTAAAAGAACGGTTGCAAGACCTCTTGAGAGATCAAGTTGAGGAAGTTATAACAATTTCTGGAATAAGATTGAACCTCAAAGATGGCTCTTGGGTTCTTGTGAGACCAAGTGGCACCGAGCCTAAAATAAGAGTTGTAGTTGAAGGAATAACAGAAAAAAGGAAGGAAGAGCTCTTCAGTTTGGCGCATAATCTAGTTAATAAATTTGTCTCAGAGCTCTCTTGCAGGCCTTAA
- a CDS encoding ATPase domain-containing protein, translating to MSEPFSGKRIKSGIPGFDDLIEGGFPDQSTILITGSTGTGKTTFVAQYIYKGAEEYGEPGVLVSLEERAKDIRREMEQFGWDLEKYEKQGLIAIVDGVSSISGIPSEEKFVLEDTLNVDNFLRYIYRVVKSINAKRLAIDSIPSIAFRLQNEGEIRKVLLKLNTILLEMGVTSLLTTEAPDPKGGKISKYGIEEYISRGVVLLDLQEKNIELKRYLLVRKMRGTKHSMRKYPFEITSRGVVVYPSGEIY from the coding sequence ATGAGTGAGCCGTTTTCAGGTAAAAGAATTAAAAGCGGAATACCTGGGTTTGATGATTTGATAGAAGGAGGATTCCCCGATCAATCCACTATCCTCATAACTGGTAGTACAGGTACTGGAAAAACCACATTCGTGGCACAGTACATATACAAAGGAGCAGAGGAATATGGGGAACCAGGGGTTTTAGTTTCATTAGAAGAAAGAGCCAAAGATATTAGAAGAGAAATGGAACAATTTGGATGGGATCTTGAGAAATATGAAAAACAAGGGCTCATAGCAATAGTGGATGGGGTTAGTTCTATCTCCGGAATTCCTTCTGAAGAAAAGTTTGTATTAGAAGACACCCTCAATGTTGACAACTTTTTGAGGTATATATACCGTGTTGTAAAATCAATAAATGCCAAACGATTGGCAATTGATTCCATTCCATCAATAGCTTTTAGGCTTCAAAATGAAGGAGAGATTAGGAAAGTTCTATTAAAACTCAACACAATTCTTCTTGAAATGGGGGTTACCAGTCTTCTAACTACAGAAGCTCCTGATCCCAAAGGGGGAAAAATCAGCAAATATGGGATCGAAGAGTACATTTCCAGAGGCGTAGTACTCCTTGATCTACAGGAAAAGAATATAGAACTAAAGAGATACCTCCTAGTCCGAAAAATGCGTGGAACTAAACATTCAATGCGGAAGTATCCCTTTGAAATTACAAGTAGAGGAGTCGTGGTTTACCCGAGTGGAGAGATCTATTAA